Proteins from a genomic interval of Oncorhynchus clarkii lewisi isolate Uvic-CL-2024 chromosome 15, UVic_Ocla_1.0, whole genome shotgun sequence:
- the LOC139366782 gene encoding neuritin gives MGLTWSGKYISLFLAVQLAYLLQAVRATGKCDTVFKGFSNCLLKLGENMANYPQELDEKENLQTICIYWDDFHSCATTALADCQEGATDLWEKLKKESRNLEFRGSLFELCGGGNGASKSTVPLGLTMLLTALSALVTWLAF, from the exons ATGGGATTAACTTGGTCCGGCAAATATATCTCACTGTTTCTTGCTGTTCAGTTAG cTTATCTGCTACAGGCGGTGAGAGCGACAGGGAAATGTGATACcgtattcaaagggttctccaacTGCTTGCTGAAACTCGGGGAGAATATGGCCAACTATCCACAGGAGCTGGACGAGAAGGAAAATCTGCAGACCATCTGCAT ATATTGGGATGACTTCCACTCATGTGCGACCACTGCGCTGGCGGATTGCCAAGAGGGAGCAACAGACCTATGGGAGAAGCTCAAAAAGGAGTCCAGAAACTTGGAGTTCCGAGGGAGCTTGTTTGAACTCTGTGGTGGGGGGAACGGGGCCTCCAAATCCACAGTTCCTCTTGGTCTCACGATGCTTCTAACGGCACTTTCAGCCTTAGTGACTTGGCTTGCATTTTag